From Halapricum desulfuricans, a single genomic window includes:
- a CDS encoding bacterio-opsin activator domain-containing protein → MLLIHSPYVVLWTILNLPLNTQGVVAVRFAVSDPTYPFVGVTQEADCRVELEKMIPRGSGKFAEFFTIMGADPERILDLAQANDFVEPRLVARFEDGGLFEFVVEGFCPARDLAELGAIPQEVVGESGKGHIAVEIPPTEDVSSIVEEFLDDHPSATTTAKETKERSTPLFTTEELQQVMDDRLTERQRELLLAAYDAGYYERSRETTGEEIADEFGISPATLSQHLHAAERKLISLLSQENSSSFQSKQ, encoded by the coding sequence GTGTTATTAATCCATTCGCCATATGTTGTTTTATGGACGATTCTGAATCTTCCTCTAAACACACAGGGCGTCGTTGCGGTCAGGTTCGCGGTGTCCGACCCGACGTATCCGTTTGTCGGGGTTACTCAAGAAGCGGATTGTCGGGTTGAACTCGAAAAGATGATACCGCGGGGATCGGGCAAGTTTGCGGAGTTTTTCACCATCATGGGTGCCGATCCGGAGCGTATCCTCGACCTTGCCCAGGCAAACGACTTCGTTGAACCCCGACTCGTTGCGAGGTTTGAAGACGGTGGCCTCTTCGAGTTCGTCGTTGAGGGGTTCTGTCCCGCGCGGGATCTGGCCGAGCTCGGGGCTATTCCGCAAGAGGTGGTAGGTGAGAGCGGGAAGGGGCACATCGCTGTCGAAATACCACCGACTGAAGATGTATCCAGCATCGTCGAGGAGTTCCTCGACGACCATCCCTCGGCGACTACGACTGCCAAAGAGACGAAAGAACGCTCAACACCACTGTTTACGACTGAAGAGCTTCAACAGGTCATGGACGACCGGCTCACCGAGCGACAGAGAGAACTCCTTCTGGCCGCGTATGATGCTGGCTATTACGAACGATCACGCGAAACAACTGGCGAAGAGATCGCTGACGAGTTCGGTATTAGTCCCGCGACGCTTTCACAACATCTCCACGCTGCCGAGCGCAAACTCATCTCGCTCCTGAGCCAAGAGAACAGCAGTTCGTTTCAAAGCAAACAGTAG